A window of the Candidatus Caldatribacterium sp. genome harbors these coding sequences:
- a CDS encoding sugar ABC transporter ATP-binding protein: MERSSVKEGIPLLEARNIVKRFGGVCALKGASLKLFPQEVLALLGDNGAGKSTMIKIISGYLQPDEGEIFFEGKRVVFSSPAHARKMGIETVYQDLALFGVLDVTTNLFMGREKHHLGLLQKRAMERETMSILDKLKTTIKSIHQKVKFLSGGQQHAVAIGRSVYVGGTPKVIIMDEPTAGLGVEESQKVLELIKQLKEKGISVILISHNLEHVFCVADRIVVLRSGEVVGERLVGETNQSEVVHMMMGVNC; the protein is encoded by the coding sequence ATGGAAAGATCTTCTGTGAAGGAAGGTATCCCCTTGCTGGAAGCAAGGAACATCGTTAAGCGCTTTGGAGGTGTCTGTGCCCTTAAAGGAGCAAGCCTGAAGCTTTTTCCTCAAGAGGTTCTTGCTCTCTTGGGCGACAACGGGGCTGGGAAATCAACGATGATTAAGATTATCTCTGGATATTTGCAGCCAGATGAGGGAGAGATTTTTTTTGAGGGCAAAAGGGTTGTATTTTCCTCTCCTGCCCATGCAAGGAAGATGGGCATTGAGACTGTGTATCAAGATCTTGCCCTCTTTGGGGTTTTAGACGTGACGACTAATCTCTTCATGGGTAGAGAGAAGCACCATCTGGGATTGTTGCAAAAGAGAGCAATGGAGAGGGAAACGATGAGTATTCTTGATAAGCTGAAGACCACGATTAAATCCATCCACCAAAAGGTGAAATTTCTCTCCGGGGGACAGCAACACGCTGTAGCCATTGGAAGAAGTGTGTATGTAGGGGGCACTCCAAAGGTAATCATCATGGATGAACCGACAGCTGGCCTTGGAGTAGAAGAAAGTCAGAAAGTCTTGGAATTGATCAAGCAACTGAAGGAAAAGGGTATTTCCGTCATTCTCATTAGCCATAATCTGGAACATGTCTTCTGTGTGGCAGATCGGATTGTTGTCCTCCGTAGTGGAGAAGTTGTGGGGGAAAGATTGGTAGGAGAGACGAATCAATCAGAGGTAGTGCACATGATGATGGGGGTAAACTGTTGA